From a region of the Candidatus Latescibacter sp. genome:
- a CDS encoding heparinase II/III family protein, with translation MRKMLPMLFLAATAVVIAGPSYAAVVLEPYTYSENFEARLLGAWASYPLWQDIAYDPNFRINEIVPGDPNVSIEEKVTPYTNVDNYAGAQKILDMYLVPGSTITLRYYLKSSLPFEYFKVRLAAGPDGKVDYTIPEPVTNKWTWIKVTWNDFIQENPNLAAKDRVRVNALAVLAKCPTADPFMPFYLGLDDITFKGARAMAFQFVEPQVLKLPEWKPYIPKKYYFKGDTFSLRGSWPLNAGRVELTVTPYADRNKKVLISDLKKLEVKKGEKPSDLWSYSQALTLPEGLYLATLRALEPKTNNLLSETVFTIHVAPKNMAGKHPRLWFDTAKKDQLIAKLKTDRFKSVYAGLTNTAEGQRNRLPVDRLFYDLDQYPDENWLPTWSESGSKILPSGEAVNANALAYALCGDKAAGEYAKNILLKLATFPTWNHPWQIKRGRFADHRSGGWSHRLALGYDLTYDLMTEEERKIIRKALVDNIVMGAFKSHVYDNNVTSDTSNWIAMIAGGSLMVQTAMFGDGPDVAMTEPYFTGTAMKLYDFISKVNDPTGAWGEGLGYNNYSFENLSRSLPSLENVFSIDFTKPLEHCFNEYIWAGKIKNREQFYYGDSNGNIGPATNYAFLMAKTKDPLLGWYYNYLKGGENLWDALYETLDVPKKDPFSDNPVRLFRNVGTTVFKSGWENDDFVFVMRTGAFYNHQHLDQGAFWLADRGTLFLEERHGSSYYDDPLYQPWYTQPVAHSTILIDSNHQSQRVGDPLVFADGFDDFARVTHFLDGEFASFSAGDIGRLYWGKVKSLERNMLFLKPRMVLMLDTAVPAERDADVTLLYQTAYLNDITAGEKYSTITKSGTSLYFMHLAPEKVTAAAEETPHYLSTLMRQNPLQKEGMLKVTARTDRIPLVMANLLTTTKGEKPDVTCEAKNGCMVGKAAGVDFAFNTRPGFVYNTGAVQTDAVAAAWKGPKTFAARCTSLSRDGKALVESKEPITCEISASGMKYYLSVEADVALAAVSAPQGVTVNGKAVAGFKFDTAKKMVTVKLPAGEGLVSVR, from the coding sequence ATGAGAAAGATGCTCCCGATGCTATTTCTGGCAGCAACCGCAGTAGTAATCGCCGGACCGTCCTATGCCGCTGTTGTTCTGGAGCCCTATACATACAGCGAAAATTTCGAGGCGCGGCTTTTGGGCGCCTGGGCATCCTACCCCCTCTGGCAGGATATCGCTTATGACCCGAATTTCCGCATCAACGAGATCGTTCCCGGCGACCCCAATGTTTCCATTGAAGAGAAAGTGACTCCGTATACCAATGTGGATAATTATGCCGGGGCGCAGAAAATACTCGATATGTATCTTGTTCCCGGTTCCACAATCACCCTCCGATATTATCTGAAATCCAGTCTTCCGTTCGAGTATTTCAAAGTGCGCCTGGCGGCAGGTCCGGATGGCAAGGTAGATTATACTATCCCCGAGCCTGTTACGAACAAGTGGACTTGGATAAAAGTGACGTGGAACGATTTCATACAGGAGAACCCCAATCTGGCCGCAAAGGACCGGGTCCGGGTAAACGCCCTGGCTGTTTTGGCCAAATGCCCCACAGCCGATCCTTTCATGCCGTTCTATCTGGGGCTGGACGACATCACGTTCAAAGGGGCGCGGGCCATGGCATTTCAGTTCGTGGAGCCGCAGGTGTTAAAACTCCCCGAATGGAAGCCATATATACCCAAGAAATACTATTTCAAGGGGGATACCTTCTCTCTTCGCGGGAGTTGGCCGCTTAATGCCGGGAGGGTGGAGCTTACCGTCACTCCCTATGCCGACCGTAACAAAAAGGTACTCATCTCCGACCTGAAAAAACTGGAAGTCAAGAAAGGAGAAAAACCGAGCGATCTCTGGTCTTATTCCCAGGCGCTTACCCTGCCCGAAGGATTGTACCTTGCTACTCTCCGGGCTTTGGAGCCAAAAACGAACAACCTGCTCTCGGAGACCGTATTTACCATCCATGTTGCTCCGAAGAACATGGCCGGTAAACACCCCCGCCTCTGGTTTGACACGGCGAAAAAGGATCAGCTCATTGCCAAGCTGAAAACCGATCGGTTCAAGAGTGTATATGCAGGACTGACCAACACCGCGGAAGGCCAGCGGAACCGTCTGCCGGTGGACAGACTCTTCTACGACCTCGACCAGTATCCCGATGAGAACTGGCTGCCGACCTGGTCGGAATCAGGCTCCAAGATTCTCCCCTCGGGCGAAGCAGTAAATGCCAACGCTCTTGCTTATGCACTCTGCGGCGATAAAGCTGCGGGAGAGTATGCCAAGAATATACTGCTGAAACTGGCGACCTTCCCGACCTGGAATCATCCCTGGCAGATCAAGCGGGGACGGTTTGCCGACCACCGCTCCGGCGGCTGGTCGCACCGTCTGGCCCTCGGCTACGACCTGACCTATGACCTCATGACCGAAGAAGAACGGAAGATCATCCGAAAAGCCCTCGTAGATAATATCGTCATGGGGGCGTTCAAATCACATGTCTATGACAATAATGTCACCTCCGATACATCCAACTGGATAGCCATGATCGCTGGAGGTTCGCTGATGGTGCAGACGGCGATGTTCGGCGACGGCCCGGATGTGGCTATGACCGAGCCGTATTTCACCGGCACGGCGATGAAGCTTTATGATTTTATCTCAAAGGTGAATGATCCGACCGGCGCCTGGGGCGAGGGTCTGGGGTACAACAACTACAGCTTCGAGAACCTCTCCCGCAGTCTGCCCTCCCTGGAAAACGTGTTCAGCATCGACTTTACCAAACCTCTCGAACATTGTTTCAATGAATACATCTGGGCGGGAAAAATCAAGAACAGAGAGCAGTTCTATTACGGCGATTCCAACGGTAATATCGGTCCGGCCACCAACTACGCTTTCCTTATGGCCAAGACCAAAGATCCGCTCCTCGGCTGGTACTATAATTACCTCAAAGGTGGCGAGAATCTCTGGGATGCTCTGTATGAGACTCTCGATGTGCCCAAGAAGGACCCGTTCAGCGACAACCCGGTGCGGCTGTTCCGGAATGTTGGCACCACGGTGTTCAAAAGCGGCTGGGAGAATGACGACTTCGTGTTCGTCATGCGCACAGGCGCGTTCTACAACCACCAGCACCTGGACCAGGGGGCATTCTGGCTGGCCGACCGCGGAACCCTTTTCCTGGAAGAGCGCCATGGTTCCTCCTATTATGACGATCCGCTCTATCAGCCCTGGTACACGCAGCCGGTCGCCCATTCGACCATCCTCATCGACAGCAACCACCAGAGCCAGCGGGTAGGGGACCCTCTGGTGTTCGCTGACGGTTTCGATGATTTTGCACGGGTGACCCATTTCCTCGATGGCGAATTTGCTTCCTTCAGCGCCGGGGACATCGGCCGTCTCTATTGGGGCAAGGTGAAGAGCCTCGAACGGAACATGCTCTTCCTCAAACCGCGGATGGTGCTCATGCTCGACACCGCTGTTCCCGCCGAGCGCGACGCCGATGTAACCCTGCTCTATCAGACCGCGTATCTGAATGACATCACCGCCGGTGAAAAATATTCCACCATTACCAAGAGCGGAACCAGTCTCTACTTTATGCACCTTGCTCCGGAGAAAGTGACTGCGGCAGCGGAGGAAACTCCGCACTATCTCAGCACCCTCATGCGTCAAAATCCCCTGCAAAAGGAAGGCATGCTAAAGGTCACCGCACGCACGGATAGAATTCCTTTAGTTATGGCCAATCTGCTTACCACGACCAAGGGAGAGAAGCCGGATGTAACCTGCGAAGCGAAGAACGGCTGTATGGTCGGCAAGGCGGCGGGAGTCGATTTCGCCTTCAACACCAGACCCGGATTCGTTTACAATACCGGTGCGGTGCAGACCGATGCGGTGGCGGCAGCTTGGAAAGGTCCCAAGACCTTTGCCGCACGCTGCACTTCGCTCTCCCGTGACGGGAAGGCGCTGGTGGAATCGAAAGAGCCCATCACCTGCGAAATTTCTGCTTCCGGAATGAAATATTACTTGTCCGTAGAGGCCGATGTGG